From Roseovarius sp. EL26, the proteins below share one genomic window:
- the rsmD gene encoding 16S rRNA (guanine(966)-N(2))-methyltransferase RsmD — protein sequence MRIIGGDFRGRRLASVGKGDSAAHLRPTADRVRESLFNVLTNAYGDPCADARVLDLFAGTGALGLEALSRGAAHVSFVENGRKSLSLIRENIALCRSEENSNIITRDVRRLGDNPVAPFDLIFLDPPYGKGMGEMALSVALKGGWIADEVLVVWEESADVTIPEGLTLLDERSYGDTVIRIMEAG from the coding sequence GTGAGGATCATTGGCGGCGATTTTCGTGGCCGCCGGTTGGCGTCGGTGGGCAAAGGGGACAGTGCGGCGCATCTGCGCCCCACCGCCGACCGGGTGCGCGAAAGCCTGTTCAACGTGCTGACCAATGCTTACGGCGATCCCTGCGCGGATGCGCGGGTGTTGGACCTCTTTGCCGGCACCGGCGCATTGGGGTTGGAAGCGCTATCGCGTGGGGCGGCGCATGTCAGCTTTGTCGAAAATGGCCGCAAATCGCTGTCGCTGATCCGTGAGAATATTGCCCTGTGCAGGTCCGAAGAGAACAGCAATATCATCACCCGCGACGTACGGCGATTGGGTGATAATCCGGTCGCGCCGTTCGATCTGATCTTCCTTGATCCACCTTACGGCAAAGGCATGGGGGAGATGGCGCTGAGTGTTGCGTTGAAGGGTGGCTGGATCGCTGATGAGGTTTTGGTTGTTTGGGAAGAAAGCGCCGATGTGACCATTCCTGAAGGGCTGACTCTACTGGATGAGCGCAGCTATGGCGATACGGTTATCCGGATTATGGAAGCAGGTTAG